GCCATCTCTTGGATTAATTCCAGCGTTAACTCACGACTTTGGGCATCTCTTGGATTAACTCCAGAGTTAACTCACGACTTAAGGCATCTCTTGGATTAACTTCTGCGTTAACTCACGACTTGGGCCTTCTCTTGGATTAACTTCAGCGTTAACTCACGACTTGGGCTTTCTCTTGGATTAACTTCTGCGTTAACTCACGACTTCGGGCATCTCGTCGCTTAACCACAAAGTTAATCTACGACTTTAGCCATTTCGTCGCTTAATTACAAAGTTAATCTATGACTTCAGGTATCTCATCGCTTAATTCAAAAGTTAATCTACGACTTCAGCCATCTCGTCGCTTAACTACAAAGTTAATCTACGACTTCAGCCATCTCGTCGCTTAATTACAAAGTTAATCTACGACTTTAGCCATTTCGTCGCTTAACTACAGAGTTAATCTACGACTTCACACATCTCGTCGCTTAACTACAAAGTTAATCTACGACTTTACACAACTCGTCGCTTAACTACAAAGTTAATCTACGACTTTACACAACTCGTCGCTTAATTCAAAAGTTAATCTACGACTTTGGCCATCTCGTCGCTTAACCACAAAATTAATCTACGACTTCACCGATCCTAACTACAAAATCTCCAAACAACCTAACTCCACCACACCCACACCGTCTCAAACGTCACAAAAAAACAAAGTTTTATAGCCTCCCAGCTATAAAACTTTGTTTTCTTCATTTAATATTTATAGATTTTCTCCGTTTGTTGCGATGACTTCTTTATACCAATTGTAAGAGTCTTTTTTAGATCTTGCGCCTGTTCCGTTCCCATCGTCATCTTTATCAACATATATAAATCCATATCGTTTACTCATTTCACTTGTAGACATTGATACTAAATCAATTGGTCCCCATGCAAGATAGCCAATCACGTCGACGCCGTCTTGTATGGCTTTTTTAATTTCTTTTATATGTTTTTCTAAGTAATCGATTCTATATGTGTCATGGATGCTTCCGTCTTCTTCGACTTCGTCTTTCGCACCTAATCCATTTTCTACGATAAATAATGGTACATGGTATCTATCCCAGAATTCGTTTAATACGATACGAATACCAATTGGGTCAATTTGCCAACCCCAATCTGACGCTTCTAAATATGGATTCTTCAAGCTATTCATTAAGTTCCCTTCAGTAACTTCTCCTTCTTCGCTATTTGCTGAAAGTAATGACATGTAATAACTAAAGGATATGTAATCCACTGTATATTCCTTCAATGTTTCTAAATCGCCGTCTTCGATTTGTAGTTCAATGTTGTTTTCTTTTAAAAATTGTTTATAGTAGTTAGGATATTCTCCTAATGCATGTACGTCTGTATATAATAAGTTCATTTGATCATCTTGCATTGCTTTCAACACATCTTCTGGGTTACAAGTGTATGGATAGTGTTTCATTCTTGCTAACATACATCCCATTTGTGCGTCTGCATCTATTTCACGTAATGCTTTAGTAGCTAAACTTGATGCAAGTAATTGATGATGTAAAGCTTGGTATGATGCTGCTTTCGGATTATCTAATTGATCTGAAAGAATGCCGCCACCTGTGAATGGTGAGATATTAATGATATTGATTTCATTAAATGTAATCCAATATTTCACTAATCCTTTATAACGATTAAATACCGTCTTCGCATAGTTTTCAAAATGACCGACTACTGCACGATCTACCCAACCGTTATATTTTTCTGTTAAGCCATATGGTGTTTCATAATGGCTCAATGTAACTACTGGTTCTATGTCATAAGATCTTAACGTTTTAAAAACATTTTCATAAAAAGCTAATCCCGCTTCATTCGGCGTTTCATCATATCCATTTGGGAATATTCTAGACCAATGGATAGATAATCTAAATGCTTTGAATCCCATCTCAGCTAATAATTTAATATCTGATTCATAGTTGTAATAGAAATCGATTCCTTCTCGTTTAGGGAATCTTCCTGTGTATTCACCGCTTAGTGTCTTTTGAATCACTTCTGTTGTTACTTCCATATGATTATCTTTCTTGCGTTGTTCTTTAGGTATATATTCTACAAAGTCTGCACTTGATAAGCCTTTTCCATCTTTATCAAAAGCACCTTCAATTTGATTTGCTGCTGTAGCGCCACCCCATAAAAATCCTTCTCTAAATCCAGTATTTGTATTCATCATTAACGTTCCTCCAATTGTTTTGTTTTATAACTTAAATCTTCACCGTTTGTTTGAATAACTTTTTGATACCAGTAAAATGAATCTTTAGGCGTACGGTTTAACGTACCATTCCCTTTATTATCTCTATCTACATGAATAAATCCGTAACGTTTCTTCATTTCGCCACTTCCTGCAGATACTAAATCAATACATCCCCATGATGTATAACCTAATAATTCAACGCCATCGTTGACCGCTTCAATCATTTGTTCTAAATGTTCACTTAAATACTTAATACGATATTCATCATGAATTTGTCCATCTTCTGTAACTTCATCTTTGGCACCGAGACCATTTTCTACTATAAATAATGGCTTTTCATAACGATCATAAATTTGATTCATTGTGACACGTAAGCCGACCGGATCAATTTGCCAACCCCAATCTGACGCTTCTAAATATGGATTCTTCAATGATGCAAAGGCATTACCTGCGCCTTTCTCTTTATTAACTTCATCATCACCACTTTCGAGACGACTTGAATAATATGAGAATGAAATGAAATCGACTGTATGTTCTTTCAATATAGCTGCATCACCAGGTTCTTGATGAATCGTTACATTCAATTCTTCAAACATGCGCTTACTGTACTTAGGATATTCTCCCCTTGATTGCACATCGATAAAAATATACTGTTCACGATTCTTCTTCAATGCGGCTAACATATCATTTGGATGACATGTATTCGGATAAACTTCCCCCGCAGCTAACATACAACCAATTTGGAAATCAGGATTGATTTCTTTACCTACTTTAGTAGCGAGACTTGATCCAATTAACAAATGATGTGCTGCTTGATATTTCATCTGATCTGCTTGCGTTTCATCTTCAATAATTAAACCACCTCCAATAAAAGGAATGTGTAAAATCATATTAATCTCATTATGTGTTAACCAATATTTCACTTTGTCTTTATATCGGTCAAACACCACGCGACTGTAATTGACGAAGAAGTCTACTGTCTTTCGATTATACCAACCGCCATATGTTGTTGCTAAGTGATATGGTGTATCAAAGTGGTTAAGTGTAACTAACGGTTCGATATCATATTCAGCTAATTTATCAAATACTTTGTCATAGAATGCTAAACCTTCTTCGTTCGGTTCTGCTTCATCACCATTCGGAAAAATTCTTGGCCAAGAAATCGACATTCTTAACACTTTATAACCCATCTCAGCGAACAATTTAATGTCTTCTTCATAACGATGGTAAAAATCAATCGACTCGTGACTTGGATAATAATCGAACGTTTCTTGTAATCCTTTTGCTGGATCAAATAATGGGATACGTCTTTCATCACCTGCTGGAAGTACATCAACTAAACTTAATCCTTTACCTCCTTCATCATACGCACCTTCGCATTGATTTGCTGCGATAGCTCCACCCCATAAAAAGTCTTTTCTTAAATTCATTATTATTCCTCCTTATTATAAAATAACGGTTAAAATATGTTTTCCTGTTTCAATTGATTTTGCATCTTCAAGAATGACATCTTTAGCAAGATTTGTATTGGTAACAACAACCGGAATGACTGGATCGTAGCCTTCTTCAATAATGGTTTCTCTATCAAACTCAATCAAAGGTTGTCCAATCTCAATTGTTTCTCCTTGTGACACAAGCGCTTTAAAATACTTACCTTCTAATTTAACTGTGTCGATTCCGATATGAATTAATACTTCTGCACCAGTTTCTGATTTCAATCCAATTGCATGACCGGTTGGGAATAAACTTTCCACAACACCATTGAAAGGTGCGACAACAATATCACTTTCAGGTTGAATGGCAATGCCTTTACCCATCGCTAATGATGAAAATACTGGATCATTTATTGTCGTTAAATCAATAACTTTACCTGTTACTGGTGCTTCTACAAGCACATCATTAACAATGCCTTCGCTTTTAGCTTTTGATGGTTCACTACCTTTATCAATTTCAACTTCATGCTTATCGCTATGTGTTAAATATCCTACGATTAAACCAAGTACGACCGCTATACCTGTTGCGATCAATGACATCCAGAATGCCATATCTAATCCGCTTTTACCGATAAATACTGTATAACCGAATATACCGAGTCCACCCATCATATACATCTTCGTGCCAGCTACACCTATCAATGCGCCAGTGATACCAGCGATAATACAGCTATAAATAAATGGTTTCTTTCTTGGTAATGTAATACCATAAATGGCTGGTTCAGTTACTCCAAACAATCCTGAAATAAATGCTGGGATACTTAATGATTTCAGTTGTTTATTTTTTGTTCTAAATAAGATGCCAAGTACAATACCTGTTTGCGCAAATGATGCTGCAAATGTAATTGGAATAATAAAGTCGGAACCTGCTGTTGAGATGTTATTAATTGCGATGGCAACTAATCCCCAATGCAAACCAAATATTACAAACACTTGCCAGAATGCGCCTAACAATAATCCTGCCACTAACGGACTAAAGTTATACAATGCTAATGCACCAGCGCCAATTAAATTAGCTGCCCATGAAGATATAGGACCAATAATTAAGAATGTTAATGGCACAATAATTAATAAAGTAAAGAATGGTACTAAGAATGTCTTAACAACATTCGGAATAATCGCTTTTAAATATTTTTCTAAGATTGAAGCGGCAAATACCGAAAGTACAATCGGAATAACACTCGACGTGTACGTCATAGAAATGACTGGTATACCTAAAAAGTTTAATGCCGATTCAGATTCAAAGAACGTGTCACTAAATAACATCGCTGCATCTTTGTTACCTGCTGTCATTGCCGCAACGATTGTTGGATAAACGAGTGCAGCCCCTAATGCCATTCCAATAAATTGATTAGATCCAAATTTCTTAGCAGCTGTTAACCCTAAGAATATTGGGAAGAAGTAAAATAGTGAATCTCCAATCGCGTGTAAGATTTGATACGTTCCTGATGTTTCGGTGATCCATCCAAGTGCCATAAATAATGCAGCAAATCCTTTAATCATCCCCGCTGCTGCTAACACACCTAGTATCGGTTGGAAAATCCCTGAAATTAAATCGATAAATCGATTAAATAACGAACCATTACTGAGTGTACCTCCACTATCATTTTCACTTAAATGTGCGACTTTACTGACAGCTTCATATACTTCTGGAACGTGGTTACCAATAACAACTTGATATTGTCCACCAGATTCCATAACTGTAACGATACCTTCCTTATTCTTAAGATATTCTGTATCAGCTTTCCCATGATCTTTCAATTGAAATCTTAATCTCGTAATACAATGTGTAAGAGAAGTTATATTCTCTTCGCCCCCGACTTTCTCTACAATATCCTTAGCTAAATCTTCATATTTCATCTATATCCCTCCAATTTTCGCATAGAAAAAACCCAGAATAATACATACGAATACAAACATTCGTCATGCATTACTCTGGGTTTTGCCTGCTTAAAGTTACAATCCCAAACAACAAATAAATTGATGTCTAAAGTAATTGTTATTAATTTAACCTAATTATAGCGCTTTCATTTATTTTGTCAACGCTTTCATGAAGATTTTAATAATCTTGCGATATGAAGTATTAAATAAACCCTTTCATCATTGGATAAATCATGATTATAATTTTGCTTCAATAGCGTACCAATTTTATCGACACAAATATTAGATTCTACATATTTTTCTTGTAATGATGATAGTAATGACACATCCATAACTTCTTCTAAACTTTCTGTATGAATCAGCCTTTGACTGAAGAATTTCAAATGTGTAATAAAACGTTCATAACTCAACGACTCTTCTGATAAATCTAAATTAAAATGATACCTTACGAGATTAACGATACTTTGTGTAATCTTTGTTATTTCATAAACATTTGAAATAGATTCGTGCATATTTGCATTAACAATATGCATTGCGATGTATCCCGCTTCATCTTTAGGTAATTGAATATCCAAACGTTCAGATACTTTATCAATACCTAATAAACCAATATTAAACTCTTGAGGATAAAGACGTTTAATTTCATATAAGAGCGGATTATTAATGGTCGTTCCTTCTATACAGCGTTTAATCGCATAATTTATATGATCCGTTAAAGCGATATAAATAGATTCAGAAAGCGGTTCTTTAAATAATTGGTTTGCCTCTACTATGATCTCTCTAGAAATAAGCAGGACGTCATCATCTAACTCTTTAATTAAAGTTAACATTCTTTCTTGTTCTTCACTTGTCATTCTAAATACTTTATCAATTTTCTCTTTCTCTAACTGTTGGCCGTTCTTCTTCCCAAAAGCAATACCGACACCCATAACAATTTTTTCTTCCCCATTAATCTTTGAAATGACGACATTATTGTTTAATATTTTCGTTATTTTCATGACATTCACCCTTCTCAATAAATGCACTTGTGTTTCAATTAATTATTATTATAGCAATAATTTGGAATTGTTAAATATTTTAGAACAAAAAACTATACTTACGTTTTATTCTTTGTAAAAACTAACATAGTGGATTGTCTTTTTGGGAGAGCGGCAGCTAACGGGATTGTTTTCACTTTCTATCTCGTTAGCGCGTTATTTCCTCACTTTTTATAGGTTATGTTGGCTTTTTCGCGGTCTATTTGCGCGCTAACGAGATTGTTTTCACTTTCTATCTCGTTAGATTTTTTAACGGGATTGTTTCTCAGATCTATCTCGTTAGCGCATGATTTTCTCACTTTTTATAGGTTATTTTGACTTTTTCGCGGTCTGTTTACCCGCTAACGAGATTGTTTTCACTTTCTATCTCGTTAGATTTTTTAACGGGATTGTTTCTCAGAACTATCTCGTTAGCACATGATTTTCTCACTTTTTACTGTTAATTTAGACTTTTCCATGGGCTATTTATCCGCTAACGAGTTTGTTTTCACTTTCTATCTCGTTAGATTTTCTAACGGGATTGTTTCTCAGATCTATCTCGTTACACTACAATGTTCGCATATTCTATGGTTCTTTTGCGATGACTCCTGTTCATTATAAAAAAGCCAGCAAAGTTTATGACTTTACCGGCACTCTGAGAGCTAACGCTCATATTTAATTATGCTTGTCTACTATTGAACCTACGTGTGTATTCTCTAAAAGTGATAAAGCATTTGTTCTTTTCATCATATAGTTTATATTTCAATGATGCTAAACTATCTTTAATTGTTATCGTTGTTGCGTGATGTAACGGTGGTGTCTTATCATGCGCTTGTTCTAATTCATAGTTTGGAATTCTTGGACTTAAATGATGCACATGATGATAACCAATATTACCTGTCATCCATTGTATGATTTTAGGTAATTTATAGTAAGAACTACCTTCTATCGCAGCTTTAACGTAATCCCATTCTGATGACTCTTCAAAGTATGAATCTTCAAATGTATGTTGAATATAGAATAACCAAATACCTAGCATACCCGCAATAAATAACATTGGGAAAAATACTAACATAAATGGTACTGCACCTACTAAGAAGAACATTCCCACATAAAATGCTAATAGAATGATATTATGCATCCATGTATTTCGTTTTTCTTTTCCTTTGGCGTCTTTATCGTTCATTCGATTTGAAATAAATAATAAGAATATAGGACCTAAGACAAACATCACAAATGGATGACGATACATGCGGTATTTCCACTGCGTAAACTTCGTTGCTTCATGATATTCTTCAATGGTCATAACCCAAATATCACCGATACCACGCTTTTCTAAATTACCACTACTTGTATGGTGAATAATATGTTCTCTACGCCATTTTTCATATGGGAAGAATGTGAGAAGACCAGTAATATTTCCTAGTAAATCGTTATTTTTCTTTTTACTTAAAAATGATCCATGGCAACAATCATGGAATATAATAAATGTTCTAATTAAAAATCCTGATGCAAGTACGCCACATAATATAGATAATGACCAATGTAATGGATATAATAAGAATCCTGCTACGACAATAACGACTAGCGGAATTAATGTATTTATAATTTGAATTGTACTTTTCTTTAAGTTGTTATTTTCAAACGGTTTGACCATTTTTCGGAGCAATTTCTTCTTTTCTTTTTCGATGATTTCCACTTCCTTTTATTCAATAAATATAGAAAAAGGAAGTACTTGAATGAATCAAGTACTTCCATCTCTATTACTTATCATATAGCATAATATTGCTCTTTACAATCAATATCCATTTGTATTTTTTTAAAATTCATACAAATAATTTGTTTGATTTTAATAATAAATTATTACTTGGTCATAATATGTGATATAAACCTTGTCATAGTCACGTTTTACAACATAATTTCAAACGCTTCCATTTACCAAATAATATTTTTCACTGCATCATCATTCAGTGCTTTAACTATTTCTGAAACTAATTTTACTGCATTTAAATAATCTTCTTTATGAAGTATAGAAACATTTGAATGCATGTAACGTAATGGCACGCCGATGGAAATGGTAGGTGTCCCTTCATTTGCCACATGGATACTACCAGCATCTGTACCGCCACCGGTAATTGTATCCCATTGAAGATCTATTTCTTTCTCTTTAGCAACATTTTTAATAAACGTTCTTAAACCGACATGACCAATATTGGATCCGTCCATTAATATCACAATTGGGCCATTACCTAATTTAGTATCGTGGCCATTACCTGATAAACCAGGTGAATCATGTGCAATACCAACGTCTACTGCAATTGATAAATCCGGTTTAATTTTATTTGCAGCAACTTTCGCGCCACGTAAACCTACTTCTTCTTGTACTGTTGCACCTGATACTAAATGAATGCCTAGAGACTCATTCTTTAGTTCACGAAGAACATCAACACTTAATGCACAACCGAAGCGATTATCGAATGCTTTCGCAGTTAAATAGTTACTGTTTCCTAATTCTTC
The Mammaliicoccus sp. Dog046 genome window above contains:
- a CDS encoding glycoside hydrolase family 1 protein encodes the protein MMNTNTGFREGFLWGGATAANQIEGAFDKDGKGLSSADFVEYIPKEQRKKDNHMEVTTEVIQKTLSGEYTGRFPKREGIDFYYNYESDIKLLAEMGFKAFRLSIHWSRIFPNGYDETPNEAGLAFYENVFKTLRSYDIEPVVTLSHYETPYGLTEKYNGWVDRAVVGHFENYAKTVFNRYKGLVKYWITFNEINIINISPFTGGGILSDQLDNPKAASYQALHHQLLASSLATKALREIDADAQMGCMLARMKHYPYTCNPEDVLKAMQDDQMNLLYTDVHALGEYPNYYKQFLKENNIELQIEDGDLETLKEYTVDYISFSYYMSLLSANSEEGEVTEGNLMNSLKNPYLEASDWGWQIDPIGIRIVLNEFWDRYHVPLFIVENGLGAKDEVEEDGSIHDTYRIDYLEKHIKEIKKAIQDGVDVIGYLAWGPIDLVSMSTSEMSKRYGFIYVDKDDDGNGTGARSKKDSYNWYKEVIATNGENL
- a CDS encoding 6-phospho-beta-glucosidase, coding for MNLRKDFLWGGAIAANQCEGAYDEGGKGLSLVDVLPAGDERRIPLFDPAKGLQETFDYYPSHESIDFYHRYEEDIKLFAEMGYKVLRMSISWPRIFPNGDEAEPNEEGLAFYDKVFDKLAEYDIEPLVTLNHFDTPYHLATTYGGWYNRKTVDFFVNYSRVVFDRYKDKVKYWLTHNEINMILHIPFIGGGLIIEDETQADQMKYQAAHHLLIGSSLATKVGKEINPDFQIGCMLAAGEVYPNTCHPNDMLAALKKNREQYIFIDVQSRGEYPKYSKRMFEELNVTIHQEPGDAAILKEHTVDFISFSYYSSRLESGDDEVNKEKGAGNAFASLKNPYLEASDWGWQIDPVGLRVTMNQIYDRYEKPLFIVENGLGAKDEVTEDGQIHDEYRIKYLSEHLEQMIEAVNDGVELLGYTSWGCIDLVSAGSGEMKKRYGFIHVDRDNKGNGTLNRTPKDSFYWYQKVIQTNGEDLSYKTKQLEER
- a CDS encoding beta-glucoside-specific PTS transporter subunit IIABC; protein product: MKYEDLAKDIVEKVGGEENITSLTHCITRLRFQLKDHGKADTEYLKNKEGIVTVMESGGQYQVVIGNHVPEVYEAVSKVAHLSENDSGGTLSNGSLFNRFIDLISGIFQPILGVLAAAGMIKGFAALFMALGWITETSGTYQILHAIGDSLFYFFPIFLGLTAAKKFGSNQFIGMALGAALVYPTIVAAMTAGNKDAAMLFSDTFFESESALNFLGIPVISMTYTSSVIPIVLSVFAASILEKYLKAIIPNVVKTFLVPFFTLLIIVPLTFLIIGPISSWAANLIGAGALALYNFSPLVAGLLLGAFWQVFVIFGLHWGLVAIAINNISTAGSDFIIPITFAASFAQTGIVLGILFRTKNKQLKSLSIPAFISGLFGVTEPAIYGITLPRKKPFIYSCIIAGITGALIGVAGTKMYMMGGLGIFGYTVFIGKSGLDMAFWMSLIATGIAVVLGLIVGYLTHSDKHEVEIDKGSEPSKAKSEGIVNDVLVEAPVTGKVIDLTTINDPVFSSLAMGKGIAIQPESDIVVAPFNGVVESLFPTGHAIGLKSETGAEVLIHIGIDTVKLEGKYFKALVSQGETIEIGQPLIEFDRETIIEEGYDPVIPVVVTNTNLAKDVILEDAKSIETGKHILTVIL
- the licT gene encoding BglG family transcription antiterminator LicT, whose product is MKITKILNNNVVISKINGEEKIVMGVGIAFGKKNGQQLEKEKIDKVFRMTSEEQERMLTLIKELDDDVLLISREIIVEANQLFKEPLSESIYIALTDHINYAIKRCIEGTTINNPLLYEIKRLYPQEFNIGLLGIDKVSERLDIQLPKDEAGYIAMHIVNANMHESISNVYEITKITQSIVNLVRYHFNLDLSEESLSYERFITHLKFFSQRLIHTESLEEVMDVSLLSSLQEKYVESNICVDKIGTLLKQNYNHDLSNDERVYLILHIARLLKSS
- a CDS encoding fatty acid desaturase, whose translation is MEKEKKKLLRKMVKPFENNNLKKSTIQIINTLIPLVVIVVAGFLLYPLHWSLSILCGVLASGFLIRTFIIFHDCCHGSFLSKKKNNDLLGNITGLLTFFPYEKWRREHIIHHTSSGNLEKRGIGDIWVMTIEEYHEATKFTQWKYRMYRHPFVMFVLGPIFLLFISNRMNDKDAKGKEKRNTWMHNIILLAFYVGMFFLVGAVPFMLVFFPMLFIAGMLGIWLFYIQHTFEDSYFEESSEWDYVKAAIEGSSYYKLPKIIQWMTGNIGYHHVHHLSPRIPNYELEQAHDKTPPLHHATTITIKDSLASLKYKLYDEKNKCFITFREYTRRFNSRQA
- a CDS encoding M42 family metallopeptidase; this translates as MGNSVEILKTLTDINGIAGYEHQVKAQMREYLEPVSGEIIEDNLGGIFGKKKGKEGSKTIMIAGHLDEIGFMVTQIDPDGYIKFTPIGGWWSQVMLSQKVTITTDEGKEIRGVIGSKPPHVLSPEERMKPVDIKAMFIDIGVDNKEEAESLGIELGNMVTPYSEFEELGNSNYLTAKAFDNRFGCALSVDVLRELKNESLGIHLVSGATVQEEVGLRGAKVAANKIKPDLSIAVDVGIAHDSPGLSGNGHDTKLGNGPIVILMDGSNIGHVGLRTFIKNVAKEKEIDLQWDTITGGGTDAGSIHVANEGTPTISIGVPLRYMHSNVSILHKEDYLNAVKLVSEIVKALNDDAVKNIIW